cccgggtgctggatatatagctgtccactgctctgggtgtgtgttcacggtgtgttcacttctcactgctgtttgtgtgtgcacttggatgggttaaatgcaccaattctgagtatgggtaacctTACTTGGCAagtgtcatgactttcacttcacTATATATCTATAAAATATCCATATATATTAGTCTTtctaatttcacatttaattcaatatattatacttgccatttctttttaattgtgaaaaTTACTAGATAATAATGTGATTGTAGTATCATCAttcttttattcattattcatcatgatcattcttttcttttcttttttctgtgaaatACGTTAAAAACAGATGTGCTGTAATAATGTTTGTTGCTAGTTAGTGTTTTTAGAGAATCAAATCAAAAGGGCCTTTTACCCAGGGGGCCCTTTGGTCCTGTTTCGCTTTCTTACAGTATGTATCTGCAACATCTGTCCCCATTATGTACAAAACTGTCATAGTCGTGAGAGTTAAGACAACAAAACCAATTCATGACAAAAACCAGAAGACATTTGTTTCCATTTCTCAGGTTCTTTTTCTACTCTTAATTTGATCCAAGGGTGTCTGagaacattactttttttctgtacagtaATAAGTATTGCTATCTGGTTGCAGTTTCAGTATTTTCTGTGCTGTGTAAATGCTTTTAAGCTGTCAGAGTTATCTAATGGGatgttttctcttttctttcagttttattctgttttagaCTAATTTAGTGTGAGTCTGGAAGTAACTAACACACTCTGGTCTATAACAAGAACAAGAAATGTGTTAAAACACAGATGTTTCATACACTCGTTTAGAATTTATGAAAGAACAAGATTCACTATTTGGACTTTCGTTATATATAATTGATACTTTGTGTATTCTGGAAATGCACATTTGACCTGATTTTGCatatacatttctattttattgtattttgataaaaagaaaaaggaaaagataAAATAAAGCAGCCAGATCATAATGGATGCTATTGACCCTGTGACTGCATGGAGAATGATATGAGACAAGAGGTGAAGCGGAGGAGAAGAGGAGAATGTTCCTCAAGCAGTGCTCTGTTCATAGAGATGTTGAAGGTGAGAGGAAACTAGTGTCActagtgtgtgtaagtgtgtatgtgtagGTGACACCTGCTCTATAATTGTGATAAGATAccaaaaacccacacacacatgcatgatcTTTCCAACCAGTCCACAGTTATCAAAGGCATACTGTTTACTGCATCAATATTATGGGTGACTTCAAGAGCACATTGTCTTGggtgtgtttgtatgcatgtaagaaaaagacaaaaggagatatggatacattttaatactttaatgTATCTGTAAATGTACATACAGCCAGCCTAAAAAGCATAACAATACTGTAAAGATATCAAAGAAAAAGTGACATCTACAAAACAAATactgtttgttttagttttttttttttttcaattactttaaccCTTTTTGTAATTGTATCATTGATTTTTAAGAAACTagtgttttatcatttaaaacccAACATTTACAACCTAACCTTACAATCTTAATATTTTTCATGTACGCACAAAAATCATTCTATAAAATAactgataaataaaaaacatattttgatattttgttttctaatgcaatgacattcatatGTTTTGGGGTCAATGTATGCATCTGAAGTATTTAGATCAGTGTCTGCAGGCATTTTaaccatgcatgtgtgtgtgtttgtagaggtGTGTCTGATATCTGCAGGTGTACACAGAGTTTATAAAGGTCTGCGCACTTTTGTGAGGGGCTGTGACAGAGAATATTGCTTGAAAAGTTGGGTCAATTATTGAATACATAAGGTAAGTGCAATTAGTTTCACTATTATTgcttttaaatggtaatttagttgttttgtttttgtcatttttttatttattttaaactgggTTATACTGTTATagatatatatagtaatatttataaaattatatccaCAGTAACTgcaattacatgttaaaatgatatgttttaattttacgaTGAATTTTCATTGAATGCTTAACAGAACTGAATACAAAATGCATTACCTAATGCATTACCTGAATCCAAAACTAAAATGATAATTGCTATAAAACTATGCAAATAGCATAcataatgatttataaatgactGTTGTATCAGTTTTGAGcacaaaaacaataacacaaaTTATTGACTAAACATAAATGATTATTCTTGTtcaatttactttatttacataATTCTCAGGTACAAGGGTCAACGCAAACTAaccccagacacacacactcatacacacacacacaccagatttAATGGTTAAATGTATCACTCAAGATATACAAACAGCAACATAATGCTAAGCCTTTAACAACAGAAGTCAGAAGGTTAAgtattgtactttttaaatgattgaaTAATAATAGCTTATACATAGTACATTAGTTTGCAGCATTGCTAGATCAAAATTGCTTGCATGTTATAAAAAAGTTTATGTTGTTTTAGCTATCTACAGTAATGAAGAAACACAAAATTAATTAGGTTTATTGTTGGGGTTTTCATTTCACCTGCATGTTTGcttataaatattatttctaGGTGATACATTTCATACATTGTGTTCACTATTTTGCATGCAGtatcaaagaaataaaatgtGGAACACACacttataataaaaacaacagatttgaaaggttttaaagatttaaattattcatttgtcAATTGTATTGTTTCATGACTGCTCTGAATGGGAACATCTAGAAAGGAAACATGCCCGCATACATCCATATTTCAATTCAATTACAGTTTACCATGATTCTAATGTGATTGTTTGTGAAGTTACTTTGACGTGACTTGATTAATAtgacacacaagcacacagacACGCTCACTGATAAGTTTCCACATTTGCAGTCTGGCTTGTGCCACTCACACTCCTGGTGTTTAAAGGGTAAACATAAACTTTAATTTATCAGTCATCAGTGAACAggaaacacatactgtacacacggTCACACCAGAGGTCCAGCCATCATGTTTAAATTGTCTACACCTCTGCTTTGAATTATATCCTTCAGTAGAGCAAGAAAGACACTTACAGATATTAGTACATGACATCAAGTTTTAACATGCTGTTGTTACCTAGAGAATAAATTTTAACCTTCAAAATATGCAGACATAATTATTAATCAAACTCCTATACTTAAGATTCATTGTGATGTTTAGTGTACTGTACTTACATATGATAGTAACACAATAGTAATAGTTTATTGTTATCTGTGGTCAGGCATATGTAAAAATGAATGAGTCGGTGAAGAACCCAAACCAGCAGAGTTATTGGCAGGAGATGGGACGATGGGTGGGCTTTGAGGAGACCTATGATGTCGAAGCGGGCTGCTGGGGCCCGTCACACATCTCCTACCTCACCTTCAAGAGCCTGGTGCAGATACGCAGGACAATGAACACGGGTAAGGTCATGAGGTCAAATCTCAGCTCAGACTTGCTTTCAGTAGGCTGTAAAGACTGTGTGTAGGCCATACCGACCCAACTTTATTTAAGTAATGTGTTAAGTTTATGAagtttattttagtgtaatttagTGTAAATAAGTGTCATTTTTAgaacagctgaattttcagcataactcccgtcttcagtgtcacataattctCCAGAACTCATTCAAATATATGgtgaaacatttgttattattataaattatcaaCATCAAAATCAATGATCAAAATCAGgaatatttgatgaatagaaagatcaaaacaaacaaaacagattttttttgtaacaatgtaaaagtctttactgtcacatttgatcaaatgGATGCATCATTCATTtttcttatataaaaataataataataacttactgaccccaaacttctacACCTTAAAGTATCTTCATTAAATAGTTTATAGACCGGACACACTTCTATTTTATCCAACATTTTAGTAGCTTCCATAAACGTAATCTGTCCAACATAATCAACAGAATGATGTATATGTGTTTGCTAATGActtattaatgaaagttaatgAAGGTCCCAGTCCTGTTCTGACAGGGTTAGCATGGTTATTAGCTAGTGTGGAATGTGAGCAAAAATGTAACTTCACGTGCACGCTCAGATGAGATGGTCTCACAGTCAGATAGTTAGTGTCCTGAAAAACCAGCTCAACCAGAGCTCTTTAGCGAGTCCTTAGTGTTTATGTTTACTGTAGTATAGCTCAAGCTCAGAGtcctcttcttctcttttttGGATCAGGTTTAATGATGCTAGACAGAGAGGAGAAGACGCTCTCCAGTGTTATTGAGAAGATTGTGGATACCCTGGTTAGCAAAAAGGAGATTCAGCCAGGGGACAGAGATAAGGTTCTTCAAGCATTAATGCGCAAACAGAGGTACTACACACACCACACATTTTGACATAGAAAGAAATACTTAAATACTGAGCCCtaatacatacataaatcaaGTCCATCTTGGAGAGTATTCATGTAAATGCAGTTGGTTTTGTCTTAAgtgaaatacacttaaaaaaatagtCATCAAAATATTTGATCTGTGCATCAGAACTTAAAGCAACAGCATAAACCTGCAGCCACCGActgtcataataataatcatctatatttaatgtatacagtgaagcttatttttacatttattacttcATGAAACGTCTTTAGTAGGTTATTTCTAAAAGCCTTTACCAGGCTACTatctaaaaaaaactatttaattgttatttttaaagtaatatatGTATTTACCAATTAGCTTGTAAGTAATACTTGGAGTGTTTAATTGAACTCAGTAAGCTTGagaatgttttattacattagtttataattttttgcttttgtattagtGGCAGTTTCTagcttcaaagaaaaataattttaatttcaattaatgtttttatggGTCCAGTATCACCTAGGGTGTGAAttgttttctaataattcaagGACCCATCATCATTTATtccttaaataatgtaatttattgtaattaatgtaactaataaaactaaataagacATGTGTGAGTTGCCTGTGACTTATGGAAAGTATAGGCTAAATGTAGGCCTTTTATAGACAGTATGTGCCATTAGACTAGGTttattgtcataaacatcatTATCCTCATTTTCctctaagaaaaaaaattcagaattcgCTTTAGTTCTAGAAAtgggtttttaaaaaaacaaaatttcaCCCTTTggagtttttatgttttatgtccaTACATAAACAGtacacactgactaaaattcaaaaagtgtAAGAGCATATGGGTACCCCTTTAATGCATTTGAGACCTGTTTTCGCTATCGTTTCTGTCCCGGTAAATGTTCGAAAGTATTTCAGTTTTGCACAAAGGTTTGATCCTCCTGAAATCTAGCAAGTCTCTATTAAACTAGAAAGCACAGAATAAGTTGCTCTTTTGGCTATCAAATTATGCCACCATATGTTTTAATAGaaggtagcaaaatctgacagggtagcagAAATCGTCAGAACATCGACGGAGCACAATAATTGTGACTAAAATACTGgctacatttttgttaaatattttagatcCAAAAGTTCTCCCATTTACAGCACCATTAACTGTAGGACGTAGAGTGCTTTGCAGTCTGTTGCAGCATGACCGACATTATTAAGACAGAACTATAGTTAGTTCAGTAGCCTAATCAAAAAGAAACAagaagcaattttgtgttgttttcccCTCTGTTGTACTGAAGACAATGAACCGTGACCAAGATACGTATCGAATCATAATTTTTGTGCAGGCCTACACTGCACTCCTATTGTCAAGTAGCCAATGACGTACAAGAAGACTTTCATGTACTGTACAAGTGTAACATTACCAAAAAGTCCCACATTTTATGAGGTGTCTTTAACTTAAAAGCCTGTTCAAATTCAAAaccaagatttttttctttctttttctctttccagCCAGTCTGTAGAGACCCAGCCTCTGACCTCAGGTGTGGAAATTGAGAAATTCTCTGTCACAGAGAAAGTgagcacaagttttttttttgttttaactgcTCTGAGTTTAACTTCGACATgttcatgtcattttattttataatacaataatacaatacaaatataataaataaaaaaattagtaatACAATAATACATGTCATTTGACATTTTTTGACTATATTCTCAACTGAAGAGGGACACAGCTGGTACTGCAGAGGCCTCGATGGTGCTTGTAGGTGAGAATAACATCCGTTTCCAATGCATATTTTAATGACGACACTGAGTTTAACATTTTATAACGTTTACATTGAAAAGTCTGTTTTTCGTATGTTTGTGTTAGCAAGCATTGATTGTATTTTTTACTCTATAATGTgctggtttgtgtgtgtaaggTGCTCTGGAGTTCCTGGAGAGGCCTACGATAGCATTTGTGCGTCTACGGGATGCTGTGGTGCTGGAGTCTGCTCTGGAAACTCCTGTGCCTGTGAGGTTCATCTTCATCCTGATTGGCCCAACCGCAGCTGACATGGACTATCATGAGTGTGGTCGAGTGATGGCAGCACTACTTGCTGACAAAGTAAGAGAACTGACAATTTCAGCCTAAAGGAAAAGAGTGATAAACactgcattttcagatttattttaaatataaatttttttgttttgcctACACCTGTCTTTCACAGAAATTTAACCAGGCATCCTTCCAGGCTCAGAGTGACGGGGAGCTGAATGATGCTGTGGGAGACTTCATGGACTGCTGCATTGTGATTCCACCCACTGAGATTCAGGATGAGTCCATGCTAACATCACTCATCCCCTTCCAGAAGAAACTACTGCAAGAGAGACTCCATCCATCTGACCCCACACTCCACCTGGATGTCAAACCTCGCACGCGTAAggatacatacagtacagtacacacactccaacacatgCTTAATATAAGTATATAATAACTGTATAAGTGAATATACTTGCAGCAGGTCTTCTACAGCACATGCAATAGATCAGTATTTTCAGTTAACAAATGAAAAGAAGTGTAAGTACTCAAGTGCTTTCAGGCAAACACAAATTTTATGATGATAAATGTGTTCATTATGTAAgagtattaaaattttaaaataaattgctaaATAATTGTAGTATAAAAGTAGtgaattttattttcttgaaataagTGActagagaggtttttttttttgtttgtttgtttttttgataagGATAAAATTGACCATGATTATTCTGGCTTTCATGTGCACACAATTTTAAGCTAGATGTAGGACTGTGGAAATATTGCTACAACCAATAAATTCATTGGCTCATATCTTCCAATTGACCCAATGGAACAATACAGTTTTTGGCATGACTGTATCTAGATAGTACATTTGAATTTTGTGTAAATTGGACCTGTAAGCTAGGGCAAGTTTGGAAAAGTATGTAGAtttcaggaaaataaaaaattggcgGAAATATTCCCCTAGCAAAAACTGAAAAGCTTGTTATTCAGgagtattaaatataaataaaaaaaatttgatcaTAGACAGGCACTGTATACACTAACAGTACAAACATTAagtgaaaatgtaaattaaatttggaTACAATAAAAATTTTACTAGATTATTTCATTCTGCAACATTTCCACTATTTTTGTATAACGACACTACACTATAAATctcccagaattttttttttatttggttgtgCTAGTTTCTTAATGAAAGCTAGACAATAAAATACTCATATTTATATTGTGTGAAATAATGTacagtcattatcacaaaatGAACCCCTTCAGGTTGATAAAAGTCCCTTCACTGTCAGGGTTTATTTTAGGGGGAAAAATCTCACTGGTCACAAAAGCAAAGCACAGACATCTAAAATTAATCGATCTTCCcacagcttcaaaatcctcaggaCCCCCTCCAGAAGATCCACTAGCACGTACTGGTGTTCCATTCGGTGGCATGATTAGAGACATGAAGAGACGGTATCAATACTATGTCAGCGACATCACTGATGCTCTGAACGCTCAAGTTGTTGCTGCTATCATCTTTATCTACTTTGCTGCTCTCTCACCAGCCATCACCTTTGGCGGTCTTCTTGGTAAGTTTAGCCTAAAGAAGGCTTTGTTCACGCTGCACACCAGTCCCATTCATTTCCCAAATCTGATCTTTATGACTGAGCATTCACACTGTCAGGCGGTCACTGTCACACTGTCAGTGGAAATATTGTAAAGCTTTTAAATTCCAAACTCAGAAATCCAGGCTGAAACAAAAACTAGatcatattataaaatgttgaggaaaaaaaataaaaaataaaatagctatacaatatgccaaaaaaacaattaattttgttACATCTAGATATCTTATTAATTCAAATTTGACAAAAGACTTGAGAAGGTTGCATTACTGGATTTTACTGTTTGTTGTTtgacatttctattttaaaacagttgtcaaatattaaatgtttagctACTTACATCTCGCACCTTTTATTATTTCATACCTTAAAATGTAAGCACTGTTATGTCGGCTGTCTGTGAATATTTAggtaataatgaaaaattatatcTTCAAGTTTTCCACTCCAAATACAGATACTTTTAAATGgctcatatgatgttgctaaaaagaacattattttgggTATTTTTGGTGTAATGTATTTCTAGTCTGATTTCTAGTCATGTCCTCTTTCAAAAGGCCAAAGTAGATTCGCTTACACAATGAAACAGAGCATCTCCACGAAAtggtggcaacaacaatactacagtaaGAATAAAAAtgacgccttctttctttgcgtgaacatttgggcggtgttatgcaaatcttcccacatagtgatgtagacatggggGAGCGTTAGAATGAGACATTTTAAGTAGTAGGACTTATTGACtcttaaattaataaagaatatctttttggatttgagacttaactctttgcaactttacagatcttctttattcaccaagagcttgtaaaactccaaagagaaaggaaaattgaaatcgcatcatatgaccccattaaagatataaaataatttttcatgtgTAGTATATACTCACATTATATACTTTTACTTGGTTCTCTTATGCTTTTCTCCACAGCTGATAAGGTGGATAACATGATGGGGGTTTCGGAGCTGATGATCTCCACGTCAGTACTAGGAATTATCTTCTGCCTGATCGCTGCCCAACCTGTACTAGTTATCGGCTTTTCTGGGCCACTGCTGGTGTTTGAAGAGgctttttttaatgttagtgtttctctctctttacAACATCTATTTGAATACAGCATCAACCTTGTGTAATTGCTGGTCAGTTCATTTAAATTCTCCCATCATGCCTTTCCTCCTGACTGTAGTTCTGTAAGTCTCAGGAGATTGAGTACATCGTAGGCCGAGTGTGGGTTGGTGCTTGGCTGGTGGTCATTGTTGTGGTCATTGTTGCCTTTGAAGGAAGCTTCCTGGTCCGCTTCATTTCCCGCTTCACTCAAGAGATCTTCTCCATCCTCATCTCCCTCATCTTCATCTACGAGACCTTTGCCAAACTTGGCAGGGTacacacttttttatttgatattttcatCTGTATTCTACTGCATCTTTAACATGCAACCATTTCTGTACTTTTGTATCTTTTGGCTTCGTACGTTTTgcctcatttcatttatttatttattaaatttatttttaggaATTAAGTTAACCAGAGACAGAGACCATGATCAGCTCATATCACATGCAAAATGCAAACGACCTAgagaatataatttaatttactttatcaAAATGTATGTGTCCTAATAGTTTTTCAACAGTAATTactctaatactaatactaatattacTCTGGTTTAATTGGACCAACAATTGGGATCTTTTGCCTTGGGGTAGTAATAACCACCTAGCAATTTGTAACCACTCAGAACACTAAAGCAACTACGTAGCAATGAGTTTGCATGGACAAGCGACTTTCACAAAATGATAAACTTGAAATATTTTGAGCGTACAGTACTGGTTAAAAAGTTTGTAAtcagtaagatatttttatgtttttcttattttcttacatttttcttTGAAATTCACCAaggctttatttgatcaaaaatacagctaaatatgaaatgttcttacaatttcaaatacctgttttctgttttatatacattaaaattaaaatccttTGATACAAAGCTAAATTTTCTATAGTTATTTCTCCAGTCTTTAGATCACGTAAACCTACTCAATTTTTGTTGCTGCTCAGTTATTAATTAAAAACCTTTTAGCTGCTTAATGTTTATGTGGAAaccataaaacatattttttaggattcttttcaCATaagaagaaagttcaaaagaacagtatttatttgaaatggaaaacattgtaacttttgatcgatttaatgtgtccttgctgattaaaaatatgaatttcttactccaaaacttctgaatggtagtgtattatggcttctacaaaaatatatgacagctaaaactgtttttaatattgataataataagaaatgtttcttaagaacCAAATGATTTCCGAAGAATgatgttacttttaaaaatagctcaaataaaaaatttatttgaaattgtaataaaatttaactgtgtttttaattaaataaagcagCCTTGGTTTACTTGGGTTACTCACTCAAGACATTAATTTAATATACTATAATACTGTATAAACTTTTATCTCCATTTCATCCTTAGGTTTTCAAAGAACACCCTCTTATCCTGAATTATGAGCATGTAAACACTACAGCTGAGGACCCCTGGAACTATCAGAGACTCCTGAACAATGTTACAGGCAATATGTCTGTTTTGAGGACCATTACACAGCGGCCTTATCCCAACACAGCCCTTCTGTCCATGTGTCTCATGTTTGGCTGTTTCTCTATTGCGTACTACCTACGCATGTTCAAGAATGGCAAATTCCTGCCAGGCAAGGTAAACAGACTGTAGCAGACTGTGATCAAAATTTGACAAACTGACTTTATGGCAGTCTTCACTAAGTTCGTTCCATTAATATAAAAAACGGAATGTTTGATGAATAGATTCGGCGTTTGCTTGGTGACTTTGGAGTTCCCATTGCAATTTTTCTCATGGTTGCTGTCGATATCAACATTGATGACACATACACTCAGGTATGCttgtaaatatgatttaattctAAAAGAATTCTAAAAGAGaattcttattttaatttcagattcCTTGTTATTTTTGGTTGATGATGGGTAATGGCTGGTTTTAGACAGATGACACTTTTATGATACCAATTCAGTTCCAATCTTATAAAGTTACTGTCTTGACCTCTCTGACCTTTGACTTGTGCCACAGAAACTGGTGGTGCCTAAGGGTCTTCAGGTGTCCAACCCTAAGATGCGTGGATGGTTAATCAACCCTATGGGTGAACACAAGCCCTTCCCCATATGGCTGATGTTCGCCTCTGTTATCCCAGCTGTGCTGGtcttcatcctcatcttcctAGAGTCCCAGATAACCACGTGAGTGAAGTTTTCTGAAGGCAAATGACTGAAGGTTCCATGAAGAATCAACGAAGCAAAGTTGAAACAAAAGAAATTGTCTCTGAATAATGATATGatttattggtaacacttcaggCACAAATTCTCACTGTTAACAAGTTGCTCATTgcaacatattggctgtttattagtagttTTATGaggcacatattctgcatgaccacatTCTACTTCCCAAATCTTAACAACTACTGGTTACACTTCATTTgaaagtgtccttgttacagtttaattttacattgaagtactgagtaatattaattgacTTCATCTAGTTATATGATTGGGTTAGGATCAgagtttggcttagggttacttgcatgtaattatgcacaaTGTATTGTTATAATTATAGTAAGTATGTGTAAcaaaaacaccttaaaataaaatgttacccaaCAACCTTActattaatgagcagcaaattaggagtttgtcgAGGCAAAAGCCATAGTTAATGGTTTGATAATAGTGAGAATCAGACCttttaatattatgattatatttataaacaaatcTTTTCACTTGTCTCTTGTTTTTCAAGACTAATTGTGAGCAAACCAGAGAGAAAAATGGTCAAGGGTTCTGGCTTCCACATGGATCTCCTCATCCTGGTGAGCATGGGAGGTCTGAGTGCCATATTTGGGATTCCTTGGTTGAGTGCTGCAACTGTAAGATCCGTATCTCACGCCAATGCCCTGACTGTCATGAGCAAGGGCCCAAAACCTGAGATTGAGAAGGTTCTGGAACAGAGAGTCAGCGGTGTAGTGGTGGCTTTGCTTGTTGGTATGTTGACTTCTATACTTCTTCTAAACATGGTTCTCACAATCCTGCACTTTCTTAAGGTACATTAACATCTTCATTGTCTGTCCTTTTGCAGGTCTGTCCATTTTAATGGAGCCCATTCTCAAAATGATTCCAATCACAGCTCTGTTTGGAATCTTCCTCTACATGGGTATCACATCCCTCAGTGGGATTCAGCTTTGGGATCGAATGCTGCTCCTCCTTATTCCCAAAAAGTATCACCCAAATGAACCTTATGCTACAAAAGTATGTGTCTCACAGGAGTTCTCTATTACTCTGTTGGAGTACACTGCATTTCAGTTGTCCTTCTTGTAAATGTTACATTCTAGAGGTTGTTAAAAAACCAATTGATCCTGGTCTCTGTCTCCCTCTACAGGTCAGCACCAAAAAAATGCATGTGTTCACTGCGATCCAGATGGTGTGTCTGGCAGCCCTGTGGATGGTGAAATCGAGCCCTGTGTCACTGGCTCTACCATTCGTCCTGATCCTCACCATCCCTCTGCGCATGTTCATGACCGGAAGACTTTTCACTGAGCAAGAGATGAAATATGTAAGTATGCACTGACTGAAACAAACACAGAAGTTAATTGCAAGTTAAAGGCAAAGTATTCAAGTATTCTctgttgaatagaaagttcaccGGAACAacagtatatatttaaacattagaaATGAGTCCCAGATGCATATACAGTATTCGTTTAATTACACATTCACTCTTATTCAAAAGCCTAATAAAATGTTTAGCTATCAATTAACATATCTCAATATTTTCCTTTCTACCTAATATCTTCGATACAGCTTGACGGCGATGAGACAAAGGCAACATTTGAAGAAGAGCCTGGAGTGGATATGTACTCTGAAACCAAGATGCCGTTATAAACCATTTTCCTGGAACCAAACTCATTTTTCACAATCAACTTTTTAGAGTGCATCCAATACAATTTTGAAAAGATGATACCAAACTTCAACCCAATTTTTATGCAACTTTGACCAAATTAAGTTTTATCGTTTTTAGTGTTTTTTGGGAGAGGGGCTCTCTGTTAATTGTCGTTACAATGGTCCATTACAGTTCTTACAAGATGACATATCAGCATGACATGCAAAATTGAATGTATATTCAAGTTCCTTTTATAACATTTGCACTGACCTTCATTAGTGCATTATGAAAATACAC
Above is a window of Carassius gibelio isolate Cgi1373 ecotype wild population from Czech Republic chromosome B12, carGib1.2-hapl.c, whole genome shotgun sequence DNA encoding:
- the LOC127969252 gene encoding band 3 anion exchange protein-like, with the protein product MNESVKNPNQQSYWQEMGRWVGFEETYDVEAGCWGPSHISYLTFKSLVQIRRTMNTGLMMLDREEKTLSSVIEKIVDTLVSKKEIQPGDRDKVLQALMRKQSQSVETQPLTSGVEIEKFSVTEKRDTAGTAEASMVLVGALEFLERPTIAFVRLRDAVVLESALETPVPVRFIFILIGPTAADMDYHECGRVMAALLADKKFNQASFQAQSDGELNDAVGDFMDCCIVIPPTEIQDESMLTSLIPFQKKLLQERLHPSDPTLHLDVKPRTPSKSSGPPPEDPLARTGVPFGGMIRDMKRRYQYYVSDITDALNAQVVAAIIFIYFAALSPAITFGGLLADKVDNMMGVSELMISTSVLGIIFCLIAAQPVLVIGFSGPLLVFEEAFFNFCKSQEIEYIVGRVWVGAWLVVIVVVIVAFEGSFLVRFISRFTQEIFSILISLIFIYETFAKLGRVFKEHPLILNYEHVNTTAEDPWNYQRLLNNVTGNMSVLRTITQRPYPNTALLSMCLMFGCFSIAYYLRMFKNGKFLPGKIRRLLGDFGVPIAIFLMVAVDINIDDTYTQKLVVPKGLQVSNPKMRGWLINPMGEHKPFPIWLMFASVIPAVLVFILIFLESQITTLIVSKPERKMVKGSGFHMDLLILVSMGGLSAIFGIPWLSAATVRSVSHANALTVMSKGPKPEIEKVLEQRVSGVVVALLVGLSILMEPILKMIPITALFGIFLYMGITSLSGIQLWDRMLLLLIPKKYHPNEPYATKVSTKKMHVFTAIQMVCLAALWMVKSSPVSLALPFVLILTIPLRMFMTGRLFTEQEMKYLDGDETKATFEEEPGVDMYSETKMPL